The Streptomyces sp. NBC_00102 genome segment CCCGTCCGTAAACCAGCGCTCGTGGGGGCGGCCTCGCCCGGCCGGGTCGTGCTCCCCGATGTCACGTCCGACCCGGACGTCGCTCTGCTGCGCCGGCTCCGAGATGCATTGGAGGCCCTGTGATACGCGCGCTCAGACAGCGTGCCGGGAGGAGACAGCTGATGGTGCCCGAGGCTGAACTGCAGGACGTCCTCGACGAACTCCAGCGGCTACGGGCCCGGGTACCCCTCATCGGCGGCGCGCTGGCCGCCAGCACCGACGGTCTGGTGCTGGCCCACGACACCCCGGGCGTGGAGGCGGAAGGGGTCGCCGCCCTGACCGCCGCCGCGCTCGGTGTCGCGATCAGGATGACGGAGGCGACCGGCCGCGCCGGCTTCCGCGAACTCCTGGTCCGGGGGGAGTCGGGCTACATCGCGACGTACGCCGCGGGCTCGTCCGC includes the following:
- a CDS encoding roadblock/LC7 domain-containing protein, with the protein product MVPEAELQDVLDELQRLRARVPLIGGALAASTDGLVLAHDTPGVEAEGVAALTAAALGVAIRMTEATGRAGFRELLVRGESGYIATYAAGSSAVLTLLAEDRINVGRLHLEGRRASARVGELVDSALERVERTPPPPPARPPHPRELPQRPV